A region of Argentina anserina chromosome 5, drPotAnse1.1, whole genome shotgun sequence DNA encodes the following proteins:
- the LOC126793747 gene encoding calcium-dependent mitochondrial ATP-magnesium/phosphate carrier protein 2-like isoform X1, with product MSGAKPAADHVGFPTSGADPVKKSPQPITMDHVLLALRETKEERELRIRSLFNFFDAANSGYLDYAQIEAGLSALQIPGEYKYAKDLLKVCDADRDGRVNYHEFRQYMDDKELELYRIFQAIDVEHNGCILPEELWEALVKAGIEMDDEELAHFVEHVDKDNNGIITFEEWRDFLLLYPHEATIENIYHHWERVCLVDIGEQAVIPEGISKHVHRSRYFIAGAIAGAASRTATAPLDRLKVVLQVQTSRASVVPAIRKIFKEDGFLGFFRGNGINVVKVAPESAIKFYTYELLKNVIGETMGENKDDIGTAGRLLAGGMAGAVAQTVIYPLDLVKTRLQTCVSEAGKGPKLGILTKEILTHEGPRAFYKGLLPSLLGIVPYAGIDLAAYETLKDMSKTYFLHDNSDPGPLIQLGCGTVSGALGATCVYPLQVIRTRMQAQRSNTGEAYRGISDVFWRTLQREGYRGFYKGLFPNLLKVVPAASITYMVYEAMKKKLDL from the exons ATGTCAGGGGCAAAGCCGGCCGCGGACCATGTCGGCTTTCCCACCTCCGGCGCCGACCCCGTCAAGAAATCCCCCCAGCCCATCACCATGGATCACGTCCTTCTAGCTCTCCGCGAGACCAAGGAGGAGAGGGAGCTCAGGATTCGGAGCCTGTTCAATTTCTTCGACGCTGCCAATTCGGGTTACTTGGACTACGCTCAGATCGAGGCGGGTCTCTCGGCGCTTCAGATTCCGGGGGAGTATAAGTATGCTAAGGATCTGTTGAAGGTTTGTGATGCTGATAGGGATGGGAGAGTCAATTACCACGAGTTTAGGCAGTATATGGATGACAAGGAGCTCGAGCTCTACCGCATTTTCCAGGCCATTGATGTCGAGCACAATGGCTGCATTCTCCCTGAGGAGCTCTGGGAGGCCCTCGTCAAGGCCG GGATTGAAATGGATGATGAGGAGCTTGCTCATTTTGTGGAGCATGTTGACAAGGATAACAATGGGATTATAACTTTTGAGGAATGGAGGGATTTTCTGCTGCTTTATCCGCATGAAGCAACAATTGAGAACATATATCATCACTGGGAAAGAGTATGCCTCGTGGACATTGGGGAACAGGCTGTTATTCCAGAAGGCATCAGTAAGCATGTTCACAGGAGTAGATATTTTATTGCAGGGGCTATAGCAGGAGCTGCTTCTCGTACTGCTACTGCTCCTCTTGATCGGTTGAAGGTGGTTTTGCAAGTTCAGACATCACGTGCATCTGTTGTGCCGGCTATAAGGAAGATATTCAAGGAAGATGGTTTTTTGGGGTTTTTCCGGGGTAATGGAATAAATGTTGTGAAGGTGGCACCTGAAAGTGCCATCAAGTTTTATACTTATGAACTGTTAAAAAATGTCATTGGAGAAACTATGGGGGAGAACAAGGATGATATTGGTACTGCGGGTAGGCTTTTGGCTGGTGGTATGGCAGGAGCAGTGGCACAAACCGTTATATATCCACTGGATCTTGTGAAAACTCGGTTACAGACCTGTGTGTCAGAAGCTGGAAAGGGTCCTAAATTGGGGATACTGACCAAGGAAattttgactcatgagggtCCTCGGGCCTTCTATAAAGGACTATTACCATCTCTTCTTGGGATTGTCCCCTATGCTGGGATTGACCTAGCTGCCTATGAAACCTTAAAAGACATGTCAAAGACCTATTTTCTTCATGATAATAGTG ATCCTGGTCCTCTCATCCAATTGGGCTGTGGGACAGTCTCAGGAGCTCTTGGAGCAACATGTGTTTACCCTTTGCAGGTTATTCGCACCAG AATGCAAGCTCAACGTTCTAACACAGGAGAAGCTTATAGAGGAATATCTGATGTATTCTGGAGAACACTGCAGCGTGAAGGATACAGAGGTTTCTACAAGGGGTTGTTTCCAAATCTTCTCAAAGTTGTGCCAGCTGCAAGCATTACATATATGGTATATGAAGCCATGAAGAAGAAACTAGATCTATAG
- the LOC126794194 gene encoding LOW QUALITY PROTEIN: pentatricopeptide repeat-containing protein At5g61800 (The sequence of the model RefSeq protein was modified relative to this genomic sequence to represent the inferred CDS: inserted 3 bases in 2 codons; deleted 2 bases in 1 codon; substituted 1 base at 1 genomic stop codon), whose translation QLHQLHAHTTTTTTTTVTLSNILTSLLRAFISLLKPSSSAPPTSTSLSHAVSLSHLIPNPTTFSYNNLIRAHTLLSSPLQALHLFFSLRRFSLPPDFHTFPFALKACAQLASSSFSTTQTLHSQVIKFGLASHSFVSNSLIHVYSLCRSLDHARQVFDESPHRDLVSYNAMLDAFVKGGSMSLARQVFDEMPERDSVTWGTVLAGYAQTNQCEAAIELFDQMMESEIRPDDICLVSALSACAQLGDLERGRSIHEYVKRNRTRLSSYFLTALVDLYAKCGCIETAVEIFESSSGKNVFIWNAMLVGLATHGHAHQSLXYFCRMIEAGVNPDGISFLGVLVGCSHGGKVDEARKLFDEMEXVYGVPRELKHYGCMADLLGRAGLIKEAMEMIEKMPMGGVVYXWRGCNIHAKKAAEQVMMELDPEDGGAYSIMTSVHANAEKWDDVVKTRKSISSNKRVKKNSGCSLIRLNGANHEFLAGDSLHPQTEAIYLILDGLWKHQFESC comes from the exons CAACTCCACCAACTCCATGCccacaccaccaccaccaccaccaccaccgtcACCCTCTCCAATATCCTAACCAGCCTCTTACGCGCCTTCATCTCCCTACTCAAACCCTCCTCCTCGGCTCCT CCAACTTCCACCTCACTCAGCCATGCCGTCTCTCTCTCCCACCTCATCCCTAACCCAACCACATTCTCCTACAACAACCTCATCAGAGCCCAcaccctcctctcctcccctCTCCAAGCCCTCCACCTCTTCTTTTCCCTGCGCCGATTTTCGCTCCCCCCAGACTTCCACACCTTCCCATTTGCTCTCAAAGCCTGCGCCCAGCTCGCCTCTTCTTCATTCTCCACCACCCAGACACTCCATTCCCAAGTAATCAAGTTCGGTCTCGCCTCGCATTCGTTTGTCTCCAACTCCCTCATTCATGTCTACTCACTCTGCCGGAGTCTGGACCATGCACGTCAGGTGTTCGACGAAAGTCCCCATAGGGACTTGGTCTCGTACAATGCGATGCTCGACGCGTTTGTTAAGGGAGGTTCAATGAGCCTTGCGCGCCAGGTGTTCGATGAAATGCCCGAGAGGGACTCTGTTACGTGGGGGACTGTTTTGGCCGGGTATGCACAGACGAATCAATGCGAGGCAGCGATTGAGCTGTTTGATCAGATGATGGAGTCGGAAATTAGGCCGGATGATATCTGCTTGGTCTCTGCTCTCTCAGCTTGTGCGCAGCTGGGTGATTTGGAGCGAGGGAGAAGCATCCATGAGTATGTTAAACGAAACAGGACTAGACTGAGTTCGTATTTTTTGACAGCATTGGTGGACTTGTATGCGAAATGTGGCTGCATTGAGACTGCTGTGGAGATTTTCGAGTCGAGCTCTGGCAAGAATGTGTTCATTTGGAATGCAATGCTTGTGGGGCTCGCAACGCATGGTCATGCCCACCAATCATTATAGTACTTCTGCAGAATGATAGAAGCTGGAGTTAATCCTGATGGGATTAGCTTCTTGGGAGTTTTGGTGGGTTGCAGCCATGGTGGGAAAGTAGATGAAGCACGAAAGCTTTTCGACGAAATGG TCGTTTATGGGGTTCCTCGAGAGCTGAAGCATTATGGGTGCATGGCTGATCTGCTTGGAAGAGCAGGGTTGATCAAGGAAGCTATGGAGATGATAGAGAAGATGCCGATGGGTGGGGTGGTTTA TTGGAGGGGTTGCAACATACATGCAAAGAAAGCAGCAGAGCAAGTGATGATGGAGTTGGACCCCGAAGATGGTGGCGCGTATTCAATCATGACTAGTGTTCATGCCAATGCAGAGAAATGGGATGATGTGGTGAAAACTAGAAAGTCCATAAGTTCTAATAAGAGGGTGAAGAAGAACTCGGGTTGTAGTTTGATTAGGTTGAATGGAGCCAACCATGAGTTTCTTGCAGGGGATAGCTTACATCCTCAAACAGAAGCAATATATTTGATCTTGGACGGACTTTGGAAACATCAATTTGAATCATGTTAG
- the LOC126794195 gene encoding calnexin homolog produces MAGFRSGVVSVLFVLLACFAVQHLSASDDTVFYDSFDESFEGRWTVSGKDDYQGVWKHSKSEGHEDFGLLVSEKAKKYAIVKEVDEPVSLKDGTVVLQFETRLQNGLECGGAYLKYLRPQEAGWEPKIFDNESPYSIMFGPDKCGLTNKVHFIFKHKNPKSGEYVEHHLTTPPSVPADKLTHVYTAIIKPDNELVILVDGEEKKKANFLSTDDFMPPLIPTKTIPDPEDKKPEDWDERAKIPDPNAVKPDDWDEDAPMEIVDEEAEKPEGWLDDEPEEVDDPEATKPEDWDDEEDGEWEAPKIDNPKCVTAPGCGEWKRPMKRNPAYKGKWHAPLIDNPSYKGIWKPQEIPNPSYFELKKPDFESIAAVGIEIWTMQDGILFDNILIAKDEKVAHSYRESQWKPKYDVEKEKEKAEEDVPSSEGLLATVQKKIFDILYKVADVPFLASHKSKIVELIEKAEEQPNITLGVIGSIAVIIVTVLFMFLFGGKKPAKVEKKPAVASEASGSGVEKKAESEKDGSSDENEKETGAAPRRRTGARREN; encoded by the exons ATGGCTGGGTTTCGCTCCGGCGTCGTTTCGGTGCTGTTCGTCCTCCTCGCCTGCTTCGCCGTCCAGCACCTTTCTGCTTCCGACGATACG GTCTTCTACGATTCGTTCGACGAATCATTTGAGGGGCGTTGGACCGTGTCCGGCAAGGACGACTATCAAG GTGTGTGGAAGCACTCCAAGAGTGAGGGCCATGAGGACTTTGGGCTTCTTGTGAGCGAGAAGGCCAAGAAGTATGCTATAGTTAAGGAGGTTGATGAGCCTGTGAGTCTCAAGGATGGGACAGTTGTCCTCCAATTTGAGACTCGTCTCCAGAATGGGCTTGAATGTGGTGGTGCCTATCTGAAGTACCTTCGACCCCAGGAGGCTGGATGGGAACCTAAGATATTCGACAATGAGTCTCCTTATTCTATAATGTTCGGACCTGACAAATGTGGGCTTACAAACAAGGTTCACTTCATTTTCAAGCATAAGAATCCCAAGAGTGGAGAGTATGTTGAACACCATCTTACCACCCCACCCTCCGTTCCAGCTGACAAGCTTACTCACGTATACACTGCCATTATCAAACCTGATAATGAGTTGGTAATCCTGGTTGAtggagaggagaagaagaaggccAACTTCTTATCAACTGATGATTTTATGCCTCCACTCATCCCTACCAAGACAATTCCTGATCCTGAAGATAAGAAGCCTGAGGATTGGGATGAGAGAGCCAAGATTCCGGATCCTAATGCAGTTAAACCTGATGATTGGGATGAGGATGCACCCATGGAAATTGTGGATGAGGAAGCAGAGAAACCTGAAGGATGGTTGGATGATGAGCCTGAGGAGGTAGATGACCCTGAAGCCACCAAGCCAGAAGATTGGGATGACGAGGAGGATGGCGAGTGGGAGGCCCCGAAGATTGACAATCCCAAGTGTGTGACTGCCCCTGGTTGTGGCGAATGGAAGAGGCCAATGAAGAGGAATCCAGCTTACAAGGGAAAATGGCATGCACCACTCATCGATAACCCCAGTTACAAAGGTATCTGGAAGCCTCAGGAGATTCCGAACCCTAGTTACTTTGAGCTCAAGAAACCCGACTTTGAGTCCATTGCTGCCGTTGGCATTGAGATCTGGACTATGCAAGATGGTATATTGTTTGACAACATTTTGATAGCGAAAGATGAGAAAGTTGCCCATTCATACCGAGAGTCCCAGTGGAAACCAAAATATGATGTtgagaaggagaaagagaaggCTGAGGAAGATGTTCCTAGCTCAGAAGGTCTATTAGCCACTGTTCAG AAGAAGATATTTGACATTCTATACAAGGTTGCAGATGTTCCCTTCTTAGCTTCCCACAAGTCTAAGATAGTT GAACTCATTGAGAAGGCAGAGGAACAACCCAATATCACACTTGGTGTCATCGGCTCCATTGCTGTGATCATCGTAACAGTACTTTTCATGTTCCTTTTTGGTGGCAAGAAACCA GCTAAGGTTGAGAAGAAACCCGCTGTAGCCTCCGAGGCTTCTGGAAGTGGTGTGGAGAAGAAAGCCGAGAGCGAGAAGGATGGTTCTTCAGATGAGAATGAGAAGGAAACTGGTGCTGCTCCTCGTAGGAGGACAGGAGCCAGACGTGAAAACTAA
- the LOC126794193 gene encoding uncharacterized protein LOC126794193 translates to MQNQWQRVVSGLRGYATSTLPKTRAYNPTANFAEQQSSKKPRGDFVPVYVAVGMITVSVALGLHTAKQQLFHNPNVFVKKQRREMLPEVVEPDRVVKDADEFVNKSFFRKVAHVQDFDSPVASDPILGDVYAHRPRAVTLKDAGVDPKEVAEALDPRYRARPGEDPKQVVEQDTKAAAA, encoded by the coding sequence ATGCAGAATCAGTGGCAACGAGTGGTGAGTGGCTTAAGAGGATATGCAACCTCAACCTTACCAAAGACGAGAGCTTATAACCCAACTGCTAATTTCGCAGAGCAACAGAGCAGTAAGAAGCCCAGGGGTGATTTTGTGCCCGTGTATGTAGCTGTTGGGATGATTACAGTATCAGTGGCGCTGGGACTCCACACGGCCAAGCAACAGCTCTTCCACAACCCCAACGTCTTTGTGAAGAAGCAGAGGCGGGAGATGCTGCCGGAGGTAGTGGAGCCTGATCGTGTGGTAAAGGACGCCGATGAGTTTGTTAACAAATCCTTTTTCAGGAAGGTAGCTCATGTTCAGGACTTTGACAGCCCCGTAGCATCTGACCCTATTCTTGGAGATGTTTATGCTCATCGGCCTCGTGCCGTGACTCTGAAAGATGCAGGAGTAGATCCTAAAGAGGTCGCAGAAGCACTAGATCCTCGCTATCGTGCTAGACCCGGAGAAGACCCGAAACAGGTCGTGGAACAAGATACTAAAGCAGCAGCTGCTTAA
- the LOC126793747 gene encoding calcium-dependent mitochondrial ATP-magnesium/phosphate carrier protein 2-like isoform X2 — protein sequence MDDEELAHFVEHVDKDNNGIITFEEWRDFLLLYPHEATIENIYHHWERVCLVDIGEQAVIPEGISKHVHRSRYFIAGAIAGAASRTATAPLDRLKVVLQVQTSRASVVPAIRKIFKEDGFLGFFRGNGINVVKVAPESAIKFYTYELLKNVIGETMGENKDDIGTAGRLLAGGMAGAVAQTVIYPLDLVKTRLQTCVSEAGKGPKLGILTKEILTHEGPRAFYKGLLPSLLGIVPYAGIDLAAYETLKDMSKTYFLHDNSDPGPLIQLGCGTVSGALGATCVYPLQVIRTRMQAQRSNTGEAYRGISDVFWRTLQREGYRGFYKGLFPNLLKVVPAASITYMVYEAMKKKLDL from the exons ATGGATGATGAGGAGCTTGCTCATTTTGTGGAGCATGTTGACAAGGATAACAATGGGATTATAACTTTTGAGGAATGGAGGGATTTTCTGCTGCTTTATCCGCATGAAGCAACAATTGAGAACATATATCATCACTGGGAAAGAGTATGCCTCGTGGACATTGGGGAACAGGCTGTTATTCCAGAAGGCATCAGTAAGCATGTTCACAGGAGTAGATATTTTATTGCAGGGGCTATAGCAGGAGCTGCTTCTCGTACTGCTACTGCTCCTCTTGATCGGTTGAAGGTGGTTTTGCAAGTTCAGACATCACGTGCATCTGTTGTGCCGGCTATAAGGAAGATATTCAAGGAAGATGGTTTTTTGGGGTTTTTCCGGGGTAATGGAATAAATGTTGTGAAGGTGGCACCTGAAAGTGCCATCAAGTTTTATACTTATGAACTGTTAAAAAATGTCATTGGAGAAACTATGGGGGAGAACAAGGATGATATTGGTACTGCGGGTAGGCTTTTGGCTGGTGGTATGGCAGGAGCAGTGGCACAAACCGTTATATATCCACTGGATCTTGTGAAAACTCGGTTACAGACCTGTGTGTCAGAAGCTGGAAAGGGTCCTAAATTGGGGATACTGACCAAGGAAattttgactcatgagggtCCTCGGGCCTTCTATAAAGGACTATTACCATCTCTTCTTGGGATTGTCCCCTATGCTGGGATTGACCTAGCTGCCTATGAAACCTTAAAAGACATGTCAAAGACCTATTTTCTTCATGATAATAGTG ATCCTGGTCCTCTCATCCAATTGGGCTGTGGGACAGTCTCAGGAGCTCTTGGAGCAACATGTGTTTACCCTTTGCAGGTTATTCGCACCAG AATGCAAGCTCAACGTTCTAACACAGGAGAAGCTTATAGAGGAATATCTGATGTATTCTGGAGAACACTGCAGCGTGAAGGATACAGAGGTTTCTACAAGGGGTTGTTTCCAAATCTTCTCAAAGTTGTGCCAGCTGCAAGCATTACATATATGGTATATGAAGCCATGAAGAAGAAACTAGATCTATAG